From a region of the Cololabis saira isolate AMF1-May2022 chromosome 8, fColSai1.1, whole genome shotgun sequence genome:
- the slc38a3b gene encoding sodium-coupled neutral amino acid transporter 3 isoform X2 — MMETNILSNGKSNDLGRDTGIPMKTMLDDDQFDDPDGGMECEEFLPSEDGKKPTRFTDFEGKTSFGMSVFNLGNAIMGSGILGLAYAMANTGILLFLFLLSTVAALSCYSIHMLLKCSGIVGIRAYEQLGYRAFGTPGKMAAGMAITLQNIGAMSSYLYIVKSELPLVIQTFLKTEANPDLWYLNGNYLVIMVSGGIILPLALMKQLGYLGYSSGFSLSCMVFFLISVSFKKFQIPCPFEEYSANHTATLLSLNASNHIHEYSNGVALESDDSHCIPRMFTMNTQTAYTIPILAFAFVCHPEVLPIYTELRNPTQEKMQKVSNLSILIMYTMYFLAALFGYLTFYDKVEPELLHTYNRIDPDDTLILCVRVAVLTAVTLTVPIVLFPVRRAIQHMLFPNKSFNWLRHIGIALTLLIMINLMVIFAPNILDIFGVIGATSAPCLIFIFPASFYIRIVSREDEPMTSFHKIMAVIFIAMGVSFMVMSLSFIIMDWTTGTNRVAGGH; from the exons ATGATGGAGACGAACATATTATCCAACGGGAAGAGTAATGACCTCGGACGTGACACGGGTATACCGATGAAGACAATGCTGGATGACGATCA ATTTGACGACCCCGACGGAGGAATGGAGTGTGAGGAGTTTTTGCCCAGTGAAGATGGAAAGAAACCTACACGTTTCACAGAT TTTGAAGGAAAGACCTCTTTTGGCATGTCAGTCTTCAACCTGGGTAATGCCATTATGGGCAGTGGAATCTTGGGATTGGCCTATGCCATGGCCAACACTGGCATACTCCTCTTCTT GTTTCTTCTGTCTACAGTAGCAGCGCTATCATGTTACTCTATCCATATGCTGCTCAAATGCTCTGGTATTGTCG GAATTCGAGCTTATGAACAGCTGGGGTACAGGGCCTTTGGCACTCCAGGAAAAATGGCTGCTGGGATGGCAATCACCCTGCAGAATATTGGTG CTATGTCCAGCTACCTGTATATTGTTAAATCTGAGTTACCGCTGGTCATCCAAACTTTTCTGAAGACAGAGGCCAACCCTGA TCTGTGGTACTTGAATGGAAACTACCTGGTCATCATGGTCTCTGGCGGCATCATCCTGCCCCTTGCTTTAATGAAGCAACTTG GTTACCTTGGATATTCCAGTGGATTTTCTCTCAGCTGTATGGTGTTCTTTCTCATTTCA GTGAGCTTTAAGAAGTTTCAGATTCCTTGCCCATTTGAGGAGTATTCAGCCAACCACACTGCTACACTCCTCAGTCTTAATGCTTCAAACCACATCCACGAGTACAGCAACGGAGTCGCTCTTGAGAGCGACGACTCCCACTGCATCCCACGCATGTTCACCATGAACACACAG ACTGCTTACACAATCCCCATCTTGGCTTTTGCCTTTGTTTGCCATCCCGAAGTCCTGCCCATCTACACTGAGCTACGCAA TCCAACTCAGGAGAAGATGCAAAAAGTGTCCAACCTTTCCATTCTTATCATGTACACCATGTACTTTCTGGCAGCTCTGTTTGGCTACCTGACCTTTTACG ACAAGGTAGAGCCCGAACTGCTGCACACTTACAACCGCATCGACCCCGATGATACGCTGATCCTGTGCGTGCGAGTGGCTGTCCTCACGGCCGTGACGCTCACCGTCCCCATTGTTTTGTTTCCG GTGCGTAGAGCCATCCAGCACATGCTATTCCCCAACAAGTCTTTCAACTGGCTTCGCCACATTGGCATCGCCCTCACTCTGCTCATCATGATCAACCTGATGGTGATATTTGCTCCGAATATCCTGGACATCTTTGGCGTTATTG GTGCCACATCTGCTCCCTGCCTCATTTTCATCTTCCCTGCTAGCTTCTACATCCGCATCGTTTCCAGAGAGGATGAACCGATGACCTCTTTTCACAAGATAATG GCTGTTATTTTCATTGCTATGGGTGTCTCCTTCATGGTGATGAGTCTGAGCTTCATAATCATGGACTGGACAACAGGAACCAACCGCGTTGCAGGAGGCCACTAG
- the slc38a3b gene encoding sodium-coupled neutral amino acid transporter 3 isoform X1 has translation MMETNILSNGKSNDLGRDTGIPMKTMLDDDQNGTQTVRFDDPDGGMECEEFLPSEDGKKPTRFTDFEGKTSFGMSVFNLGNAIMGSGILGLAYAMANTGILLFLFLLSTVAALSCYSIHMLLKCSGIVGIRAYEQLGYRAFGTPGKMAAGMAITLQNIGAMSSYLYIVKSELPLVIQTFLKTEANPDLWYLNGNYLVIMVSGGIILPLALMKQLGYLGYSSGFSLSCMVFFLISVSFKKFQIPCPFEEYSANHTATLLSLNASNHIHEYSNGVALESDDSHCIPRMFTMNTQTAYTIPILAFAFVCHPEVLPIYTELRNPTQEKMQKVSNLSILIMYTMYFLAALFGYLTFYDKVEPELLHTYNRIDPDDTLILCVRVAVLTAVTLTVPIVLFPVRRAIQHMLFPNKSFNWLRHIGIALTLLIMINLMVIFAPNILDIFGVIGATSAPCLIFIFPASFYIRIVSREDEPMTSFHKIMAVIFIAMGVSFMVMSLSFIIMDWTTGTNRVAGGH, from the exons ATGATGGAGACGAACATATTATCCAACGGGAAGAGTAATGACCTCGGACGTGACACGGGTATACCGATGAAGACAATGCTGGATGACGATCA AAATGGCACTCAAACAGTCAG ATTTGACGACCCCGACGGAGGAATGGAGTGTGAGGAGTTTTTGCCCAGTGAAGATGGAAAGAAACCTACACGTTTCACAGAT TTTGAAGGAAAGACCTCTTTTGGCATGTCAGTCTTCAACCTGGGTAATGCCATTATGGGCAGTGGAATCTTGGGATTGGCCTATGCCATGGCCAACACTGGCATACTCCTCTTCTT GTTTCTTCTGTCTACAGTAGCAGCGCTATCATGTTACTCTATCCATATGCTGCTCAAATGCTCTGGTATTGTCG GAATTCGAGCTTATGAACAGCTGGGGTACAGGGCCTTTGGCACTCCAGGAAAAATGGCTGCTGGGATGGCAATCACCCTGCAGAATATTGGTG CTATGTCCAGCTACCTGTATATTGTTAAATCTGAGTTACCGCTGGTCATCCAAACTTTTCTGAAGACAGAGGCCAACCCTGA TCTGTGGTACTTGAATGGAAACTACCTGGTCATCATGGTCTCTGGCGGCATCATCCTGCCCCTTGCTTTAATGAAGCAACTTG GTTACCTTGGATATTCCAGTGGATTTTCTCTCAGCTGTATGGTGTTCTTTCTCATTTCA GTGAGCTTTAAGAAGTTTCAGATTCCTTGCCCATTTGAGGAGTATTCAGCCAACCACACTGCTACACTCCTCAGTCTTAATGCTTCAAACCACATCCACGAGTACAGCAACGGAGTCGCTCTTGAGAGCGACGACTCCCACTGCATCCCACGCATGTTCACCATGAACACACAG ACTGCTTACACAATCCCCATCTTGGCTTTTGCCTTTGTTTGCCATCCCGAAGTCCTGCCCATCTACACTGAGCTACGCAA TCCAACTCAGGAGAAGATGCAAAAAGTGTCCAACCTTTCCATTCTTATCATGTACACCATGTACTTTCTGGCAGCTCTGTTTGGCTACCTGACCTTTTACG ACAAGGTAGAGCCCGAACTGCTGCACACTTACAACCGCATCGACCCCGATGATACGCTGATCCTGTGCGTGCGAGTGGCTGTCCTCACGGCCGTGACGCTCACCGTCCCCATTGTTTTGTTTCCG GTGCGTAGAGCCATCCAGCACATGCTATTCCCCAACAAGTCTTTCAACTGGCTTCGCCACATTGGCATCGCCCTCACTCTGCTCATCATGATCAACCTGATGGTGATATTTGCTCCGAATATCCTGGACATCTTTGGCGTTATTG GTGCCACATCTGCTCCCTGCCTCATTTTCATCTTCCCTGCTAGCTTCTACATCCGCATCGTTTCCAGAGAGGATGAACCGATGACCTCTTTTCACAAGATAATG GCTGTTATTTTCATTGCTATGGGTGTCTCCTTCATGGTGATGAGTCTGAGCTTCATAATCATGGACTGGACAACAGGAACCAACCGCGTTGCAGGAGGCCACTAG